One segment of Macrotis lagotis isolate mMagLag1 chromosome 1, bilby.v1.9.chrom.fasta, whole genome shotgun sequence DNA contains the following:
- the LOC141505665 gene encoding complement C5-like: MKKELDLTISAEARKKAACQEDIAYAYKVKISDIAQENSFVKYTATILDVYKTGKALAQKNAVVVFIKKKTCTSTDIKKERQYLIMGKEALQIRYNYSFKYVYPLDSLTWIEYWPSDETCPSCKDFITNLEEFSVDIFLYGC; the protein is encoded by the exons ATGAAGAAAGAGTTAGACTTAACAATCTCTGCAGAAGCCAGAAAGAAGGCAGCCTGCCAAGAAGACATTGCATATG cttaTAAAGTCAAGATTTCAGACATTGCTCAAGAAAATAGTTTTGTTAAGTACACTGCAACCATTCTGGATGTCTACAAGACTG GGAAAGCTCTTGCTCAGAAAAATGCTGTAGTCGTCTTCATTAAGAAGAAAACATGTACAAGCACTGACATCAAAAAAGAGAGACAGTATTTGATCATGGGAAAGGAAGCACTTCAGATCAGATACAATTATAGTTTCAA ATACGTGTATCCTTTGGACTCCCTGACCTGGATTGAATATTGGCCTTCGGATGAAACTTGCCCATCATGTAAAGATTTTATAACGAATTTGGAAGAATTTTCTGTAGATATCTTTTTATATGGTTGTTAA